The following coding sequences are from one Sylvia atricapilla isolate bSylAtr1 chromosome 15, bSylAtr1.pri, whole genome shotgun sequence window:
- the MRM2 gene encoding rRNA methyltransferase 2, mitochondrial isoform X2 — MAGAGGAVTAGGRCWLWMSRCLHTTVKFLRKTGTEQRWLERHLKDPFVKASKQQHYRCRSAFKLLEIDDKFCVLRPGLSVLDCGAAPGAWSQVAVERVNALGTDPAVPTGFVLGVDLLRISPLEGAVFLSETDMADPSTLRAIQSLLPLGKADVILSDMAPNATGIKELDHQKLINLCLGLLDISQSILKPKGTMLCKFWDGSEARVLQSRLKEQFQDVRTIKPQASRKDSAESYYLARLYRGR; from the exons ATGGCGGGCGCGGGCGGAGCTGTCACTGCCGGGGGCCG TTGTTGGCTTTGGATGAGCAGATGCCTGCACACCACGGTGAAGTTTCTGAGGAAAACTGGAACTGAGCAGAGATGGTTGGAGCGACACTTGAAGGATCCCTTTGTCAAGGCATCGAAGCAGCAGCATTACCGTTGTCGCAGTGCCTTCAAGTTACTGGAAATTGACGACAAGTTCTGTGTTCTTCGTCCAGGACTTTCTGTTCTTGACTGTGGAGCAGCACCTGGTGCTTGGAGCCAGGTTGCTGTAGAGAGGGTCAATGCCTTAGGTACTG ATCCTGCTGTGCCTACGGGCTTCGTGCTCGGCGTTGACCTGCTGCGTATTTCTCCTCTGGAGGGAGCAGTTTTCCTGTCGGAGACCGACATGGCAGACCCCAGCACGCTGAGGGCAATCCAGAGCCTGCTTCCCTTAGGGAAGGCAGATGTCATCCTGAGTGACATGGCACCCAACGCCACGGGCATTAAAGAACTGGATCATCAGAAGCTGATCAATCTGTGTTTAGGGCTTCTGGATATATCCCAAAGCATTTTAAAGCCCAAAGGAACGATGCTCTGTAAATTCTGGGATGGATCTGAGGCCCGTGTTCTGCAAAGCAGGCTGAAGGAGCAGTTCCAGGATGTGAGAACTATAAAGCCTCAGGCCAGCCGGAAGGACTCTGCGGAATCTTATTACTTGGCAAGGCTGTACAGAGGGAGATGA
- the MRM2 gene encoding rRNA methyltransferase 2, mitochondrial isoform X1 has product MAGAGGAVTAGGRCVPGRLSCWLWMSRCLHTTVKFLRKTGTEQRWLERHLKDPFVKASKQQHYRCRSAFKLLEIDDKFCVLRPGLSVLDCGAAPGAWSQVAVERVNALGTDPAVPTGFVLGVDLLRISPLEGAVFLSETDMADPSTLRAIQSLLPLGKADVILSDMAPNATGIKELDHQKLINLCLGLLDISQSILKPKGTMLCKFWDGSEARVLQSRLKEQFQDVRTIKPQASRKDSAESYYLARLYRGR; this is encoded by the exons ATGGCGGGCGCGGGCGGAGCTGTCACTGCCGGGGGCCGGTGCGTGCCGGGGCGGCTGAG TTGTTGGCTTTGGATGAGCAGATGCCTGCACACCACGGTGAAGTTTCTGAGGAAAACTGGAACTGAGCAGAGATGGTTGGAGCGACACTTGAAGGATCCCTTTGTCAAGGCATCGAAGCAGCAGCATTACCGTTGTCGCAGTGCCTTCAAGTTACTGGAAATTGACGACAAGTTCTGTGTTCTTCGTCCAGGACTTTCTGTTCTTGACTGTGGAGCAGCACCTGGTGCTTGGAGCCAGGTTGCTGTAGAGAGGGTCAATGCCTTAGGTACTG ATCCTGCTGTGCCTACGGGCTTCGTGCTCGGCGTTGACCTGCTGCGTATTTCTCCTCTGGAGGGAGCAGTTTTCCTGTCGGAGACCGACATGGCAGACCCCAGCACGCTGAGGGCAATCCAGAGCCTGCTTCCCTTAGGGAAGGCAGATGTCATCCTGAGTGACATGGCACCCAACGCCACGGGCATTAAAGAACTGGATCATCAGAAGCTGATCAATCTGTGTTTAGGGCTTCTGGATATATCCCAAAGCATTTTAAAGCCCAAAGGAACGATGCTCTGTAAATTCTGGGATGGATCTGAGGCCCGTGTTCTGCAAAGCAGGCTGAAGGAGCAGTTCCAGGATGTGAGAACTATAAAGCCTCAGGCCAGCCGGAAGGACTCTGCGGAATCTTATTACTTGGCAAGGCTGTACAGAGGGAGATGA
- the MRM2 gene encoding rRNA methyltransferase 2, mitochondrial isoform X3, with translation MSRCLHTTVKFLRKTGTEQRWLERHLKDPFVKASKQQHYRCRSAFKLLEIDDKFCVLRPGLSVLDCGAAPGAWSQVAVERVNALGTDPAVPTGFVLGVDLLRISPLEGAVFLSETDMADPSTLRAIQSLLPLGKADVILSDMAPNATGIKELDHQKLINLCLGLLDISQSILKPKGTMLCKFWDGSEARVLQSRLKEQFQDVRTIKPQASRKDSAESYYLARLYRGR, from the exons ATGAGCAGATGCCTGCACACCACGGTGAAGTTTCTGAGGAAAACTGGAACTGAGCAGAGATGGTTGGAGCGACACTTGAAGGATCCCTTTGTCAAGGCATCGAAGCAGCAGCATTACCGTTGTCGCAGTGCCTTCAAGTTACTGGAAATTGACGACAAGTTCTGTGTTCTTCGTCCAGGACTTTCTGTTCTTGACTGTGGAGCAGCACCTGGTGCTTGGAGCCAGGTTGCTGTAGAGAGGGTCAATGCCTTAGGTACTG ATCCTGCTGTGCCTACGGGCTTCGTGCTCGGCGTTGACCTGCTGCGTATTTCTCCTCTGGAGGGAGCAGTTTTCCTGTCGGAGACCGACATGGCAGACCCCAGCACGCTGAGGGCAATCCAGAGCCTGCTTCCCTTAGGGAAGGCAGATGTCATCCTGAGTGACATGGCACCCAACGCCACGGGCATTAAAGAACTGGATCATCAGAAGCTGATCAATCTGTGTTTAGGGCTTCTGGATATATCCCAAAGCATTTTAAAGCCCAAAGGAACGATGCTCTGTAAATTCTGGGATGGATCTGAGGCCCGTGTTCTGCAAAGCAGGCTGAAGGAGCAGTTCCAGGATGTGAGAACTATAAAGCCTCAGGCCAGCCGGAAGGACTCTGCGGAATCTTATTACTTGGCAAGGCTGTACAGAGGGAGATGA
- the NUDT1 gene encoding oxidized purine nucleoside triphosphate hydrolase, translating into MHTARLFTLVLVVQPSRVLLGMKKRGFGAGLWNGFGGKVQPGESIEEAARRELLEESGLTVDTLQKMGQITFEFVGNSELMDVHIFRADHFHGEPTESEEMRPQWFRLDEVPFQHMWPDDSYWFPLVLQRKLFRGYFKFQGQDTILEHSLKEVEEV; encoded by the exons ATGCACACGGCCAGACTCTTCACCCTCGTCCTGGTGGTGCAGCCCTCCCGCGTCCTCCTGGGCATGAAGAAGCGCGGCTTCGGCGCCGGGCTGTGGAACGGCTTCGGGGGCAAGGTGCAGCCTGGGGAGAGCATCGAGGAGGCTGCGCGCAG ggagctcctggaggagaGTGGACTGACTGTGGACACCTTGCAGAAGATGGGTCAGATCACATTTGAATTTGTGGGCAACTCTGAACTCATGGATGTTCACATTTTCCGGGCAGATCACTTCCATGGAGAGCCAACAGAAAGTGAGG AAATGCGGCCCCAGTGGTTTCGGCTGGACGAGGTGCCATTCCAGCACATGTGGCCAGATGACAGCTACTGGTTTCCCCTGGTGCTTCAGAGAAAGTTGTTTCGTGGCTATTTTAAGTTCCAGGGACAAGACACCatcctggagcacagcctgaAAGAAGTGGAGGAAGTTTAA
- the SNX8 gene encoding sorting nexin-8 isoform X1: MTAAAMDGEPPAGTAADLAKPPVNEPREPEQFLMQTPQGNPLLLSHTLQELLSKDSVQVELIPEKKGLFLKHVEYEVSSKRFKCSVYRRYNDFVVFHEMLLQKFPYRMVPALPPKRMLGADREFIESRRRALKRFINLVARHPPFSEDVLLKLFLSFSGSDVQNKLRELVQGVGDEFVTCRLATQAKDYLPADIQAQFAASRELIRNIYNSFYKLRDRAERIASRAIDNASDLLIFGKELSALGSDTTPLPSWAALNNNTWGTLKQALKGLSVEFALLADKAVQQGKQEENDVVEKLNLFLDLLQSYKDLCERHEKGVLHKHQRALHKYSMMKKQMMSATVQNKEPESVEQLESRIVEQENAIITMELRNYFSLYCLHQETQLIHIYLPLTSHILGAFVNSQIQGHKEMSKVWNELKPKLSCLFVGSSSMPTPPLSPPEGNFFSN, translated from the exons atttGGCAAAGCCTCCAGTAAATGAACCCAGGGAGCCGGAACAGTTTCTGATGCAGACGCCCCAGGGAAAtccactgctgctttcccacACCCTGCAAGAGCTATTGAGCAAGGATAGTGTGCAGGTGGAGCTTATACCTGAGAAGAAGGGCCTTTTTCTGAAACATGTGGAATATGAGGTTTCCAGCAAG AGGTTCAAGTGCTCGGTGTACAGGCGATACAACGACTTTGTGGTGTTCCACgagatgctgctgcagaagtTCCCCTATCGCAtggtgccagccctgccccctAAGAGGATGCTGGGAG ctgatcGAGAGTTCATAGAATCGAGGAGGAGGGCGCTGAAACGATTTATAAACCTGGTGGCTCGACATCCCCCTTTCTCAGAAGATGTGCTCTTGAAACTCTTTCTGTCCTTCAGTGGCTCA GACGTACAGAATAAGCTAAGGGAGTTGGTCCAGGGAGTAGGAGATGAATTTGTGACTTGCAGATTAGCTACCCAGGCCAAG GACTACCTCCCAGCTGACATTCAGGCGCAgtttgctgccagcagggagctgaTCAGGAATATTTATAACAGCTTTTATAAGCTGCGGGACCGCGCGGAGAGGATCGCGTCCCGCGCCATCGATAACGCCTCCGACCTCCTCATatttgggaaggagctgag TGCTTTGGGCTCAGACACTACCCCACTTCCTTCCTGGGCTGCTTTGAATAACAACACATGGGGGACTCTGAAACAAGCCTTGAAGGGTCTGTCTGTTGAATTTGCACTTCTGGCAGATAAGGCTGTGCAGCAG GGTAAACAGGAAGAGAATGATGTGGTGGAGAAGTTGAACCTTTTCCTGGATTTACTCCAGTCCTATAAA GACCTGTGTGAAAGGCACGAGAAGGGGGTATTGCACAAGCACCAGCGAGCGTTGCACAAATACAGCATGATGAAGAAGCAGATGATGAGTGCCACTGTGCAGAACAAAGAGCCAGAATCGGTGGAGCAACTGGAGTCTCGGATTGTGGAG CAAGAAAACGCGATCATAACCATGGAGCTGCGGAATTACTTCTCCCTGTATTGCCTGCATCAGGAGACACAGCTCATCCACATCTACCTGCCTCTCACATCTCACATTCTGGGGGCCTTTGTCAACTCCCAGATTCAGGGTCACAAAGAG ATGAGTAAAGTTTGGAATGAATTGAAGCCGAAGTTGAGCTGCCTTTTTGTGGGATCCAGCAGTATGCCAACTCCACCACTGTCACCTCCAGAGGGAAACTTCTTTTCCAATTAA
- the SNX8 gene encoding sorting nexin-8 isoform X2, which translates to MSYCTKERACSDLAKPPVNEPREPEQFLMQTPQGNPLLLSHTLQELLSKDSVQVELIPEKKGLFLKHVEYEVSSKRFKCSVYRRYNDFVVFHEMLLQKFPYRMVPALPPKRMLGADREFIESRRRALKRFINLVARHPPFSEDVLLKLFLSFSGSDVQNKLRELVQGVGDEFVTCRLATQAKDYLPADIQAQFAASRELIRNIYNSFYKLRDRAERIASRAIDNASDLLIFGKELSALGSDTTPLPSWAALNNNTWGTLKQALKGLSVEFALLADKAVQQGKQEENDVVEKLNLFLDLLQSYKDLCERHEKGVLHKHQRALHKYSMMKKQMMSATVQNKEPESVEQLESRIVEQENAIITMELRNYFSLYCLHQETQLIHIYLPLTSHILGAFVNSQIQGHKEMSKVWNELKPKLSCLFVGSSSMPTPPLSPPEGNFFSN; encoded by the exons atttGGCAAAGCCTCCAGTAAATGAACCCAGGGAGCCGGAACAGTTTCTGATGCAGACGCCCCAGGGAAAtccactgctgctttcccacACCCTGCAAGAGCTATTGAGCAAGGATAGTGTGCAGGTGGAGCTTATACCTGAGAAGAAGGGCCTTTTTCTGAAACATGTGGAATATGAGGTTTCCAGCAAG AGGTTCAAGTGCTCGGTGTACAGGCGATACAACGACTTTGTGGTGTTCCACgagatgctgctgcagaagtTCCCCTATCGCAtggtgccagccctgccccctAAGAGGATGCTGGGAG ctgatcGAGAGTTCATAGAATCGAGGAGGAGGGCGCTGAAACGATTTATAAACCTGGTGGCTCGACATCCCCCTTTCTCAGAAGATGTGCTCTTGAAACTCTTTCTGTCCTTCAGTGGCTCA GACGTACAGAATAAGCTAAGGGAGTTGGTCCAGGGAGTAGGAGATGAATTTGTGACTTGCAGATTAGCTACCCAGGCCAAG GACTACCTCCCAGCTGACATTCAGGCGCAgtttgctgccagcagggagctgaTCAGGAATATTTATAACAGCTTTTATAAGCTGCGGGACCGCGCGGAGAGGATCGCGTCCCGCGCCATCGATAACGCCTCCGACCTCCTCATatttgggaaggagctgag TGCTTTGGGCTCAGACACTACCCCACTTCCTTCCTGGGCTGCTTTGAATAACAACACATGGGGGACTCTGAAACAAGCCTTGAAGGGTCTGTCTGTTGAATTTGCACTTCTGGCAGATAAGGCTGTGCAGCAG GGTAAACAGGAAGAGAATGATGTGGTGGAGAAGTTGAACCTTTTCCTGGATTTACTCCAGTCCTATAAA GACCTGTGTGAAAGGCACGAGAAGGGGGTATTGCACAAGCACCAGCGAGCGTTGCACAAATACAGCATGATGAAGAAGCAGATGATGAGTGCCACTGTGCAGAACAAAGAGCCAGAATCGGTGGAGCAACTGGAGTCTCGGATTGTGGAG CAAGAAAACGCGATCATAACCATGGAGCTGCGGAATTACTTCTCCCTGTATTGCCTGCATCAGGAGACACAGCTCATCCACATCTACCTGCCTCTCACATCTCACATTCTGGGGGCCTTTGTCAACTCCCAGATTCAGGGTCACAAAGAG ATGAGTAAAGTTTGGAATGAATTGAAGCCGAAGTTGAGCTGCCTTTTTGTGGGATCCAGCAGTATGCCAACTCCACCACTGTCACCTCCAGAGGGAAACTTCTTTTCCAATTAA